The Populus nigra chromosome 19, ddPopNigr1.1, whole genome shotgun sequence genome includes a window with the following:
- the LOC133680629 gene encoding probable inactive chitinase-like protein LaCIC — MKIWAFTVFSLLQSLLLGGSAEQCGSQAAGALCPGGLCCSQFGWCGITNDYCGNGCQSQCGGAGGGDLGSIISSEKFDEMLKHRNDGGCPGKGFYTYSAFISAANAFPGFGTTGDADTRKREIAAFLGQTSHETTGGWQTAPDGPYAWGYCFVKEQNPGSYCSPSSTYPCADGKQYYGRGPVQLSWNYNYGQCGKAIGVDILNNPDLVATHTIISFKTAIWFWMTAQSSKPSCHSVITGNWSPSGADSAAGRVPGYGVLTNIINGGLECGMGWKQQVEDRIGFYKRYCDLLGVGYGNNLDCYNQRSFANGLLDLVDSM, encoded by the exons ATGAAGATTTGGGCCTTCACGGTTTTCTCTCTATTGCAGTCCCTTTTACTAGGAGGCTCAGCTGAGCAGTGTGGAAGCCAGGCCGCGGGTGCCCTGTGTCCGGGAGGTCTATGTTGTAGCCAATTTGGTTGGTGTGGCATCACTAATGATTACTGTGGTAACGGCTGTCAAAGCCAGTGCGGTGGTGCCGGCGGAGGAGACCTTGGCAGTATCATCTCAAGTGAGAAGTTTGATGAGATGCTTAAACATAGAAATGATGGTGGATGCCCTGGCAAGGGATTCTACACTTACAGTGCTTTCATCTCAGCTGCCAATGCCTTCCCTGGCTTTGGCACTACTGGTGATGCTGACACTCGTAAAAGGGAGATTGCTGCTTTCTTGGGCCAAACCTCTCATGAAACTACTG GGGGGTGGCAAACTGCACCTGATGGTCCATACGCTTGGGGATATTGCTTTGTCAAGGAACAAAATCCTGGATCTTATTGTTCTCCAAGTTCCACATATCCATGTGCTGATGGCAAGCAATATTATGGCAGAGGTCCTGTCCAGCTTTCATG GAACTACAACTACGGGCAGTGTGGAAAAGCTATAGGAGTGGATATATTAAACAATCCTGACCTTGTGGCAACTCATACAATAATTTCCTTCAAGACAGCAATTTGGTTTTGGATGACAGCACAGTCTTCAAAGCCCTCATGCCATAGTGTCATCACCGGGAATTGGTCACCTTCCGGTGCTGATTCGGCAGCTGGTCGGGTTCCAGGCTACGGTGTGTTAACAAACATTATCAATGGCGGGCTTGAATGTGGTATGGGGTGGAAGCAACAGGTGGAGGATCGTATTGGGTTCTACAAGAGGTACTGTGACTTGCTCGGTGTTGGATATGGAAACAATCTTGACTGCTACAACCAAAGGTCATTTGCAAATGGACTCTTGGACTTGGTAGACTCCATGTAA
- the LOC133679448 gene encoding acidic endochitinase WIN6.2B — translation MSVWAFTFFSLFLSLSVRGSAEQCGQQAGGALCPEGLCCSSHGWCGTTDDYCGIDCQSQCDGGGGGGGGGGGGGGGGDGYLSDIIPESTFDALLKYRNDPRCPAVGFYTYDAFISAAKEFPDFGNTGDDLMRKREIAAFLGQTSHETNGWWPAAEGDPYDWGYCHIREINCLDYCEPSSKYQCVAGKQYCGRGPIQLSWNYNYGLCADDLNLQLLQEPELVETDPVISFKTALWFWMTPQAPKPSCHAVITGNWTPSTADSEAGRVPGYGVITNIINGGIECGQGGPNNANENRIGYYKTFCDKLGTTYGPNLDCYQQRPFGYGLLGLKDTM, via the exons atgagtgtttgggcattcacATTCTTCTCCTTATTCTTGTCCCTTTCGGTTAGAGGCTCAGCTGAGCAATGCGGTCAGCAAGCCGGGGGTGCCTTGTGTCCTGAAGGCCTGTGTTGTAGTTCTCATGGTTGGTGTGGGACAACGGATGATTATTGCGGTATTGATTGTCAGAGCCAGTGTGATGGAGGAGGTGGGGGTGGTGGAGGcggtggtggaggtggaggtggaggtgatGGTTACTTAAGTGACATCATCCCAGAATCAACGTTTGATGCTTTGCTCAAGTATAGAAATGATCCTCGATGTCCTGCTGTTGGGTTCTACACCTATGATGCTTTTATCTCCGCTGCTAAGGAATTCCCTGATTTTGGTAACACTGGTGATGATCTGATGCGTAAAAGGGAGATTGCTGCTTTCCTGGGCCAGACATCTCATGAAACTAACG GATGGTGGCCAGCTGCAGAAGGTGACCCATACGATTGGGGATATTGCCATATTAGGGAAATAAATTGTCTAGATTATTGTGAACCATCTTCCAAATATCAATGTGTTGCGGGCAAGCAATATTGTGGCCGAGGACCAATCCAACTTTCATG GAACTATAATTATGGCCTATGCGCAGACGACTTGAATTTGCAACTGTTACAAGAACCAGAACTTGTTGAAACTGATCCTGTCATTTCCTTCAAGACAGCACTCTGGTTTTGGATGACACCACAGGCCCCAAAGCCCTCTTGTCACGCAGTCATCACTGGAAATTGGACACCGAGCACGGCAGACTCGGAGGCTGGTAGGGTTCCAGGCTATGGTGTAATAACAAACATCATCAATGGTGGCATTGAATGTGGTCAGGGAGGGCCAAATAATGCAAATGAGAATCGCATTGGGTACTACAAGACATTCTGTGATAAACTCGGAACAACCTATGGCCCCAATCTTGACTGCTACCAGCAAAGGCCTTTTGGATATGGACTCTTGGGATTGAAGGACACCATGTAA
- the LOC133679902 gene encoding acidic endochitinase WIN6-like, producing the protein MSVWALFAFFSLFLSLSVRGSAEQCGQQAGNALCPGGLCCSSHGWCGTTDDYCGNGCQSQCDGGGGSGGGGGGGGGDGYLSDIIPESTFDALLKYRNDPQCHAVGFYTYDAFISAAKEFPDFGNTGDDLMRKREIAAFLGQTSHETTGGWAEAPDGPYAWGYCYLREINCQDYCASSSKYQCVAGKQYCGRGPIQLTWNYNYGLCGDDLNLQLLQEPELVETDPFIAFKTALWFWMTPQSPKPSCHAVITGSWTPTEEDQKAGRVPGYGVITNIINGAIECGKGGPNDANEDRIGFYKTYCDSLGTTYDSDLDCYQQEPFGYGLLGWKDTM; encoded by the exons atgagtgtttgggcattattcgcatttttctctttattcttGTCCCTTTCGGTTAGAGGCTCAGCTGAGCAATGCGGTCAGCAAGCCGGGAATGCCCTGTGTCCAGGAGGCCTCTGTTGTAGTTCTCATGGTTGGTGTGGGACAACGGATGATTATTGCGGTAATGGTTGTCAAAGCCAGTGTGATGGAGGAGGTGGGAGTGGTGGAGGcggtggtggaggtggaggtgatGGTTACTTAAGTGATATTATCCCAGAATCAACGTTTGATGCTTTGCTCAAGTATAGAAATGATCCTCAATGTCATGCTGTTGGGTTCTACACTTACGATGCTTTTATCTCCGCTGCTAAGGAATTTCCTGATTTTGGTAACACTGGTGATGATCTAATGCGTAAAAGGGAGATTGCTGCTTTCCTGGGCCAGACATCTCATGAAACTACCG GAGGGTGGGCAGAGGCACCCGATGGCCCATACGCTTGGGGATATTGCTATCTTAGAGAAATAAATTGTCAAGATTATTGTGCCTCATCTTCCAAATATCAATGTGTTGCGGGCAAGCAATACTGTGGCCGAGGACCAATCCAACTTACATG GAACTATAATTATGGCCTATGCGGAGACGACTTGAATTTGCAACTTTTACAAGAACCAGAACTTGTTGAGACTGATCCTTTCATTGCCTTCAAGACAGCACTCTGGTTTTGGATGACACCACAATCCCCAAAGCCCTCTTGTCACGCAGTCATCACTGGAAGTTGGACACCGACCGAGGAAGACCAGAAGGCTGGTAGGGTTCCAGGCTATGGTGTGATAACTAACATCATCAATGGTGCCATTGAATGTGGTAAGGGAGGGCCAAATGATGCAAATGAGGATCGCATTGGGTTCTACAAGACATACTGTGATTCACTCGGAACAACCTATGACTCCGATCTTGACTGCTACCAGCAAGAGCCTTTTGGATATGGGCTCTTAGGATGGAAGGACACCATGTAA